One Bacillota bacterium genomic region harbors:
- a CDS encoding 1-deoxy-D-xylulose-5-phosphate reductoisomerase, which translates to MARDIAILGSTGSIGRQTLQLAEEFPERFRVRALAGGRNWRLLLEQAMSFQPEAVALLREEDAESLRAALPSGIETTVFSGSEGLSRVATWQGVDTVLAAVSGSAGLVPAIAAIEAGKDIALANKETLVVAGEVVTQLAREKGVRLLTVDSEHSAVWQCLDGRRGIRKIILTASGGPFREYSLEELSRVTAETALKHPTWRMGPKITIDSATLMNKGLEVIEAHWLFGSDYDNIMVLVHPQSIVHGMVEFDDGTVIAALSTADMRLPILYALTYPERTGNSVTPLNLAAVGSLTFEEPDTARFPCLELAVTAGRIGGTMPAVLNAANEVAVSDFLAGNIPFTRIPEVVEKTVSAHSVKKAPDLAQVLAADKWARDKAQEVIRELKRC; encoded by the coding sequence TTGGCGCGGGACATCGCTATCTTGGGAAGTACAGGATCGATCGGGAGGCAGACGCTGCAGTTGGCCGAGGAGTTTCCTGAACGGTTCAGAGTACGGGCGCTTGCGGGAGGCAGGAACTGGCGCCTGTTGCTGGAGCAGGCGATGTCTTTCCAACCGGAGGCGGTTGCGCTTCTACGGGAGGAAGATGCAGAAAGCCTCAGGGCCGCTTTGCCTTCCGGGATTGAGACAACTGTATTTTCCGGATCGGAAGGGCTTTCGCGTGTCGCCACCTGGCAGGGCGTTGATACCGTGCTTGCGGCGGTTTCGGGGTCCGCCGGCCTCGTGCCGGCCATAGCGGCGATTGAAGCCGGGAAGGATATAGCCCTGGCAAACAAGGAAACCCTGGTGGTCGCCGGTGAGGTGGTTACCCAGCTTGCGCGTGAAAAGGGCGTACGTCTTCTGACGGTAGACAGTGAACACTCGGCTGTATGGCAGTGCCTTGACGGGCGCCGCGGGATACGAAAGATTATCCTTACGGCGTCGGGGGGGCCTTTTCGGGAATACAGCCTTGAAGAGTTGTCGCGGGTTACGGCGGAAACGGCGCTTAAACATCCGACATGGCGTATGGGACCTAAAATCACCATAGACTCGGCTACCCTGATGAATAAGGGTTTGGAGGTTATCGAGGCGCACTGGCTGTTTGGGTCTGATTATGATAACATAATGGTACTGGTGCACCCGCAGAGTATCGTGCACGGGATGGTTGAGTTCGATGACGGCACGGTCATCGCGGCGTTGAGCACGGCGGATATGCGACTTCCCATCCTGTATGCCCTCACTTACCCGGAGAGGACGGGGAACAGTGTCACGCCGCTTAACCTTGCGGCGGTGGGAAGTCTTACTTTCGAGGAACCGGATACGGCCCGCTTTCCGTGCCTTGAATTAGCGGTTACCGCCGGACGGATAGGCGGGACCATGCCCGCGGTTTTAAACGCGGCGAACGAGGTAGCAGTGTCCGATTTTCTGGCGGGGAATATCCCTTTTACCCGGATTCCGGAGGTGGTGGAAAAAACGGTTTCCGCCCACTCCGTAAAAAAGGCGCCCGATCTGGCGCAGGTTCTGGCGGCCGATAAATGGGCAAGGGATAAGGCACAAGAGGTTATCAGGGAGTTGAAAAGATGCTGA
- the ytvI gene encoding sporulation integral membrane protein YtvI, with amino-acid sequence MADECGVIRSVPDWLRRLLIATAGIVAVSFIIVFTLWVLRYVLIVLMPFIIAGIFTLFMEPLVRFFSRRLPRGLAVLITMFIFFAGAGLIVTLLVAHLITELGDLSRRLPLYISEFQQILNVSIAWVRKGYGSLPPEAVQYLENTISAVTNSAGNTVSLFISSFLNFLGSLPNAALVFVVSFIATYFISRDRKAMGRFWTRVVPAPWDQQVLLLGQKAFSAFLAYLRAQLILVTLTMFLSTVGLYILHVKYALTMGLVIGFFDLLPVLGPSAVFVPWIIIAFLTGTQSFGLKLLVLYIVVFAIRQIFEARIVAMSLGLHPLVVMVGMYAGLKLIGVAGLILGPIVVIIIQAAYKAARASMKGKKI; translated from the coding sequence GTGGCTGATGAGTGTGGGGTGATAAGAAGCGTGCCGGATTGGTTGCGGCGGTTGCTAATCGCAACAGCGGGAATCGTAGCGGTTTCCTTTATAATCGTGTTTACGCTTTGGGTTTTGCGATACGTACTGATCGTGCTGATGCCTTTCATTATCGCCGGTATCTTTACGCTCTTTATGGAGCCGCTGGTCAGATTCTTCAGCCGGCGTTTACCGCGAGGTCTTGCCGTTCTCATTACGATGTTCATTTTCTTTGCGGGCGCCGGGCTTATAGTGACGCTGCTGGTGGCGCACCTGATCACAGAACTGGGCGACCTTTCACGCCGCCTCCCGTTATACATCAGCGAGTTTCAACAAATTCTTAACGTTTCCATCGCCTGGGTGCGGAAAGGGTATGGTTCTCTTCCCCCGGAAGCGGTGCAGTACCTTGAAAACACAATCAGCGCGGTTACTAACAGCGCCGGCAATACCGTCAGCCTGTTTATAAGTTCTTTCTTGAATTTTCTAGGTTCACTTCCCAACGCGGCGCTGGTTTTTGTGGTGAGCTTTATCGCGACCTATTTTATCAGCAGGGACCGGAAGGCCATGGGCAGGTTCTGGACCCGGGTGGTGCCGGCGCCGTGGGACCAGCAGGTACTCCTCCTCGGGCAGAAAGCGTTTAGCGCCTTTCTCGCCTACCTTAGGGCACAACTCATACTGGTGACGTTGACGATGTTCCTTTCGACCGTCGGCCTTTACATCCTTCATGTAAAGTACGCGCTGACGATGGGTCTTGTCATCGGGTTTTTCGATCTTTTACCGGTGCTTGGACCAAGCGCGGTATTCGTACCATGGATAATAATCGCGTTTTTAACCGGGACGCAGTCTTTCGGCCTAAAACTGCTGGTGCTGTATATTGTGGTTTTCGCAATAAGACAAATTTTTGAAGCGCGGATCGTCGCCATGAGCCTCGGACTTCATCCGTTGGTGGTTATGGTAGGGATGTATGCCGGGCTGAAGTTAATCGGTGTCGCAGGGCTTATCCTGGGACCGATAGTTGTGATTATCATTCAGGCGGCGTATAAGGCGGCGCGGGCCTCCATGAAAGGGAAGAAGATATAA
- a CDS encoding phosphatidate cytidylyltransferase produces the protein MRETVVKNCDGLLVRVASALVGIPVFIMAAWWGQWPLFLLVAALYFTGIREMLRLAAGTGLKPSFSLAYAGGFVLLAAAYYDSASYPAALVCFLLICAVALVFLFPRYTLPEAGVTFFTTAYLSFFLYLYLLRLLPHGGQWLLLALVATWAFDIVAYFGGRFLGKRRLAPVLSPGKTLVGFISGLLGSAVASSLFSFWLPFDRVFLFGLGLVVGVAGQVGDLVFSAVKRTTGNKDTGCLIPGHGGVLDRFDSMLLTAPVVYMAARWLMSVG, from the coding sequence TTGCGGGAGACGGTTGTTAAAAATTGTGATGGCTTGTTGGTAAGGGTTGCAAGCGCCCTGGTTGGAATCCCGGTGTTTATTATGGCAGCCTGGTGGGGTCAATGGCCGCTTTTTTTATTGGTTGCGGCCCTTTACTTCACCGGCATACGGGAGATGCTGCGGCTCGCCGCCGGCACGGGCTTGAAACCCAGTTTTTCTCTGGCGTATGCAGGCGGATTCGTTTTACTGGCGGCCGCATATTATGATAGTGCCAGTTACCCGGCTGCGCTGGTCTGTTTTCTACTGATCTGTGCGGTAGCCCTGGTCTTTTTGTTTCCCCGCTATACGCTGCCGGAAGCGGGGGTTACCTTCTTCACCACCGCCTACCTGTCATTTTTCTTATACCTTTATCTGCTGAGGCTGTTGCCGCACGGGGGACAATGGTTACTTCTGGCGCTTGTCGCCACCTGGGCTTTTGACATCGTGGCCTATTTCGGCGGGCGCTTTTTGGGAAAGCGGCGCCTGGCGCCGGTTCTGAGCCCGGGAAAAACATTAGTGGGTTTCATTTCCGGTTTGCTCGGGAGCGCTGTAGCGTCGAGCCTTTTTTCATTCTGGCTGCCGTTCGACCGGGTATTTCTGTTCGGCCTGGGGCTGGTCGTAGGGGTTGCGGGACAGGTAGGCGACCTGGTGTTTTCGGCGGTAAAACGTACAACCGGGAATAAGGACACCGGTTGCTTGATTCCGGGACACGGCGGTGTTCTGGACCGGTTCGACAGCATGCTGCTTACCGCGCCGGTGGTTTACATGGCGGCGCGGTGGCTGATGAGTGTGGGGTGA
- a CDS encoding isoprenyl transferase yields the protein MLKGIGGRRKAEKGMPRDEKSLKARLDVSRLPRHVAVIMDGNGRWAIKRGLPRTLGHRTGVNALRQTVRICAEVGVPVLSAYAFSTENWRRPPDEVSFLMDLFVEFAGNEIEELKRNGVRVRVMGRAEDLSRKVSDAIHSLQRETSSGSRLTLNLAVNYGARWEIVDAVKAIAGKVENGNLKPHDIDEKIVSDHLYTAGMPDPDLLIRPAGEFRLSNFLLWQLAYTEFYVTPVLWPDFGRVDFLQALIHYQQRERRFGGLNRKL from the coding sequence TTGCTGAAGGGTATAGGCGGCCGGCGCAAAGCCGAAAAAGGTATGCCGCGCGATGAAAAATCGTTAAAGGCCCGGCTTGACGTCTCACGCCTGCCCCGGCACGTGGCGGTGATTATGGACGGAAACGGTCGTTGGGCGATAAAACGCGGTTTACCCAGGACACTGGGTCACCGTACCGGTGTAAACGCCTTGCGCCAGACAGTGCGTATTTGCGCCGAAGTCGGCGTGCCTGTGCTTTCGGCGTATGCCTTTTCTACGGAGAACTGGCGTCGTCCTCCCGACGAAGTGTCGTTTCTTATGGACCTTTTCGTGGAGTTCGCGGGAAATGAGATAGAGGAGCTAAAACGCAACGGGGTGCGGGTGAGGGTAATGGGCCGCGCCGAAGACCTCTCCAGGAAGGTTTCCGATGCTATTCACAGTCTTCAGCGGGAGACCTCCAGCGGAAGCCGGTTGACCCTGAACCTTGCCGTGAATTACGGCGCGCGCTGGGAAATAGTCGACGCCGTCAAGGCGATAGCCGGTAAGGTCGAGAACGGGAACCTGAAACCGCACGATATTGATGAAAAGATTGTCAGCGACCATCTCTATACGGCCGGGATGCCTGATCCGGATCTTCTCATCAGACCTGCGGGAGAGTTCCGGCTCAGCAATTTTCTGCTCTGGCAGCTTGCCTATACGGAGTTTTACGTTACACCGGTATTATGGCCCGATTTCGGGCGGGTTGACTTTCTTCAGGCCTTGATACATTACCAACAGCGCGAGCGCCGTTTTGGCGGCCTTAACCGGAAATTGTAG